A portion of the Anser cygnoides isolate HZ-2024a breed goose chromosome 25, Taihu_goose_T2T_genome, whole genome shotgun sequence genome contains these proteins:
- the CAMK1G gene encoding calcium/calmodulin-dependent protein kinase type 1G has product MGRKEEDDSSSWKKQTSNIRKTFIFMEALGSGAFSEVFLVKQRSTGKLFALKCIKKSPLTRDSSLENEIAVLKKIKHENIVTLEDIYESTTHFYLVMQLVSGGELFDRILERGVYTEKDASVVIHQVLTAVKYLHENGIVHRDLKPENLLYLTPEENSKIMITDFGLSKMEQNGIMSTACGTPGYVAPEVLAQKPYSKAVDCWSIGVITYILLCGYPPFYEETESKLFEKIKEGYYEFESPFWDDISESAKDFIRHLLEKNPNTRFTCEEALRHPWINGNTALHRDIYPSVSAQIQKNFAKSKWRQAFNAAVVVHHMKKLHMNGHAAAGSALPVIQVSEASRPSTPSATRPPTPNNDKDISLPLVPARACPNPPALLEQDTGTREGKLQTPPVNGSLPAGSSLVSPDNQSPPARTCGCSPACMGHEKAKASFCSETVLLKRPGKSHHFKSEVLVPMKNSKHSSHCGTGQTGVCLIM; this is encoded by the exons ATGGGCCGCAAGGAAGAGGACgacagcagctcctggaagaAACAGACGAGCAATATCcgaaaaactttcattttcatggAGGCCCTGGGATC AGGTGCCTTTTCGGAAGTTTTCCTAGTGAAACAAAGAAGCACTGGCAAGCTCTTTGCTCTGAAATGCATCAAGAAGTCTCCTCTCACAAGGGACAGCAGCTTGGAGAATGAAATAGCAGTGTTGAAAAA AATAAAGCATGAGAACATTGTGACTTTGGAAGATATCTACGAGAGCACAACCCACTTCTACCTGGTCATGCAGCT GGTGTCTGGTGGAGAGTTGTTTGACCGGATTTTGGAGCGAGGGGTTTACACTGAGAAAGACGCGAGCGTGGTGATCCACCAGGTGCTGACAGCAGTGAAGTACCTCCACGAAAACGGAATAGTTCACCGCGACTTAAAG CCTGAAAACCTTCTTTACCTTACTCCTGAAGAGAACTCCAAAATCATGATCACAGACTTTGGCTTGTCTAAAATGGAGCAGAATGGCATCATGTCCACTGCCTGCGGGACTCCGGGATACGTTG CCCCTGAAGTCCTCGCCCAGAAACCATACAGCAAAGCCGTGGACTGCTGGTCCATTGGAGTCATCACCTACATCCT GCTCTGTGGGTACCCTCCTTTCTACGAAGAGACTGAATCTAAACTGTTTGAAAAGATTAAGGAAGGCTACTACGAGTTTGAGTCTCCGTTCTGGGATGATATCTCCGAGTCAG CCAAGGATTTCATCAGGCACCTGCTAGAGAAGAACCCGAACACAAGGTTTACCTGCGAAGAAGCCCTGCGGCACCCATG GATTAATGGAAATACAGCCCTTCACCGTGACATATACCCATCTGTCAGCGCTCAGATTCAGAAAAACTTTGCAAAGAGCAAATGGAGG CAAGCCTTCAACGCTGCAGTCGTGGTGCACCACATGAAGAAGCTCCACATGAACGGTCATGCCGCAGCTGGAAGCGCCCTCCCCGTTATACAAGTTTCAGAAGCATCCAGACCCAGCACGCCCAGCGCCACCCGGCCACCAACGCCGAACAACGACAAGGACATATCGCTCCCTCTGGTCCCTGCACGGGCCTGTCCCaaccctcctgctctgctggagcaaGACACAGGAACGAGAGAGGGAAAGCTGCAAACCCCCCCGGTGAACGGATCGCTGCCTGCGGGCAGCAGCCTGGTCTCGCCGGACAACCAGAGCCCACCAGCCAGAACTtgtggctgcagcccagcctgcaTGGGGCACGAGAAAGCCAAGGCGTCCTTCTGCTCTGAGACGGTGCTCCTTAAAAGACCTGGAAAATCCCA TCATTTCAAGTCAGAAGTTCTTGTTCCAATGAAAAACAGTAAGCACTCTTCTCACTGTGGGACTGGGCAAACTGGAGTTTGTTTGATTATGTGA